A genomic segment from Drosophila miranda strain MSH22 chromosome 3, D.miranda_PacBio2.1, whole genome shotgun sequence encodes:
- the LOC108159885 gene encoding protein prickle isoform X3 has product MDKPNQMPMELERPISRTPLTQISYLQKIPTLPRHFSPSGCPQGLPPPPALAGCGSALGLPSSSSASALYAAQNAGMLPTSPLPLQRHQQYLPPHHQKLPPLGAGPGQGQGHGLGLGLGPGGAGLPQYSPAVSGCSSTAKYSNAQLPPHHHQLSPALSTPSPPSLLHHPAAGTSASAHAPFLAGPHMDMQRQSHSDDDSGCALEEYTWVPPGLRPDQVRLYFSQIPDDKVPYVNSPGEQYRVRQLLHQLPPHDNEVRYCHSLTDEERKELRLFSTQRKRDALGRGNVRQLMSARPCDGCDELISTGDIAVFATRLGPNASWHPACFTCCICRELLVDLIYFHRDGRMYCGRHHAETLKPRCSACDEIILADECTEAEGRAWHMNHFACHECDKQLGGQRYIMREGKPYCLHCFDAMFAEYCDYCGEAIGVDQGQMSHDGQHWHATNECFSCNTCRCSLLGRAFLPRRGAIYCSIACSKGEPPTPSDSSGTGMYTTPIPPTQRVRPQTRITSSHASSSPPMSPQQQQQHQASFNQAMYQLQTQQLEAAGGPVVGGSLMGLGGELSLLEQAKQSQSQSYATSDSDAGVVKDLEHCRSGDHAGGGDFTDFSGGRATSTSHNMSPLNSPGDFQPHLMPKPMELQRDGVYNFNEMSSNLDTAWPAKPPLGATHSYQLERQLMENQHTSSMPELAGKGPMLQHQMAAHFGQQPALHSSAQQFQHEYADIMHPPPPPPERGAVGEVPELPTPNLSVASTALPTELMGSPTHSAGDRSLNTPLSAHSATHGPTHPVSILSGASSSSPMSGEPAKKKGVRFEGIPDTLPRSRSYSGNGAGTSGGGDKERDRDRERDRDRDRDKGGDKDRESGRHGPGHSSRRRRRRKSTSSTSSGNHHRSGSGHRSHSTTRADTYAPAQPLSSSYQGPPSVLQADSEAAHKSPRQQREREREESAEESDVCSTCSSSSSSSEDYMMMYQLPQRRHYGGVRVSYVPNDALAYDRKRKPAEMAGDKDKNCIIS; this is encoded by the exons GCCCATCAGCCGGACGCCGCTAACGCAGATCTCCTATCTGCAGAAGATTCCCACCCTGCCGCGCCACTTCTCGCCCAGCGGATGCCCCCAGGGCCTGCCCCCGCCGCCGGCCTTGGCTGGCTGTGGATCCGCCTTGGGTCTGCCCAGCAGCTCCTCGGCCAGCGCCCTGTATGCTGCCCAGAATGCGGGCATGCTGCCCACCTCCCCACTGCCCCTGCAACGCCACCAGCAGTACTTGCCGCCCCATCATCAGAAGTTGCCGCCGCTGGGCGCTGGACCAGGCCAAGGCCAAGGCCACGGactcggtctcggtctcggaCCGGGAGGAGCTGGTCTCCCGCAGTACTCGCCCGCTGTTTCGGGCTGCTCCTCGACCGCCAAGTACTCGAACGCCCAGCTTCCACCGCACCACCACCAGCTGTCGCCAGCGCTGTCCACCCCGTCGCCGCCATCGCTGCTCCATCATCCCGCCGCGGGAACGTCCGCCTCGGCACACGCTCCCTTCCTGGCCGGCCCCCACATGGACATGCAGCGGCAGTCGCATTCTGACGACGACAGCGGATGTGCTCTGGAGGAGTACACCTGGGTGCCACCTGGACTGCGACCCGATCAG GTCCGCTTATATTTCTCGCAAATACCCGACGACAAAGTGCCATACGTTAACAGTCCGGGGGAGCAGTATCGTGTGCGACAATTGCTGCATCAACTTCCGCCGCATGATAACGAG GTTCGTTACTGTCACTCACTGACGGATGAGGAGCGCAAGGAGCTGCGCCTCTTCTCCACGCAGCGCAAGCGCGATGCCCTCGGACGCGGCAACGTCCGACAGCTGATGAGTGCCCGGCCATGCGACGGC TGCGACGAACTAATCTCCACGGGGGACATTGCCGTGTTCGCGACGCGCCTCGGCCCCAATGCCAGCTGGCATCCGGCCTGTTTCACGTGCTGCATCTGCCGCGAACTGCTGGTGGACCTCATCTACTTCCACCGCGATGGACGCATGTATTGCGGGCGCCACCACGCGGAGACCCTCAAGCCCCGCTGCTCGGCCTGCGATGAG ATCATCCTGGCCGACGAGTGCACGGAGGCCGAAGGACGGGCCTGGCACATGAACCACTTCGCCTGCCACGAGTGCGACAAGCAGCTCGGCGGTCAGCGGTACATCATGCGGGAGGGCAAACCCTACTGCCTCCACTGCTTCGACGCGATGTTCGCGGAGTACTGCGACTACTGCGGGGAGGCCATTGGCGTCGATCAGGGGCAGATGAGCCACGACGGCCAGCACTGGCATGCCACCAACGAGTGCTTCTCGTGCAACACGTGCCGCTGCTCGCTGCTCGGACGCGCCTTCCTGCCCCGCCGTGGGGCCATCTACTGCTCCATCGCCTGCAGCAAGGGGGAACCGCCGACGCCGTCCGACAGCTCTGGCACCGGCATGTACACCACCCCCATCCCGCCCACGCAACGGGTGCGTCCCCAGACGCGTATCACCAGCAGCCACGCCTCCAGCTCGCCGCCCATgtcgccgcagcagcagcagcagcaccaggcGAGCTTTAACCAGGCCATGTACCAGCTCCAGACTCAACAGCTGGAGGCGGCCGGAGGACCAGTGGTCGGCGGCAGTCTGATGGGACTGGGCGGGGAACTCTCATTGCTGGAACAGGCCaagcagagccagagccagagctacGCCACGTCCGACTCGGATGCGGGTGTGGTCAAGGATCTGGAGCACTGCAGGAGCGGCGACCATGCGGGCGGCGGGGACTTCACCGACTTCTCCGGCGGGCGAGCCACAAGCACCTCGCATAACATGTCGCCCCTGAATTCTCCCGGAGACTTCCAGCCGCACCTGATGCCCAAGCCCATGGAGCTGCAGCGCGATGGCGTCTACAACTTCAACGAGATGTCCTCGAATCTGGACACGGCCTGGCCGGCCAAGCCCCCGCTGGGAGCCACCCACAGCTACCAGCTGGAGCGGCAGCTAATGGAGAACCAGCACACCTCCAGCATGCCAGAACTGGCGGGGAAGGGTCCAATGCTGCAGCACCAGATGGCGGCCCACTTTGGTCAGCAGCCGGCGCTTCACTCCTCCGCCCAGCAGTTCCAGCACGAGTACGCGGACATCATGCACccaccgcccccgccccccgaAAGGGGTGCCGTCGGAGAGGTGCCAGAGCTTCCGACGCCCAACCTGAGCGTCGCCTCCACGGCCCTGCCCACAGAGCTTATGGGCTCGCCCACACACTCCGCCGGTGATCGCTCCCTAAACACGCCCCTGTCGGCGCACTCGGCCACGCACGGCCCCACGCACCCAGTGTCCATCCTGAGCggggcctcctcctcctcccccatGAGCGGAGAGCCGGCCAAGAAGAAGGGCGTCCGCTTCGAGGGAATACCGGACACATTGCCCCGCTCCCGCAGCTACTCCGGCAATGGAGCTGGCACGAGCGGGGGAGGCGACAAGGAGCGCGATCGGGATCGGGAGagggacagagatagagacagagacaagGGTGGGGATAAGGATAGAGAGAGTGGTCGCCATGGGCCTGGACATTCCTCGAGGCGTAGACGTCGCCGCAAGTCCACCTCCTCCACCTCGTCCGGAAACCACCATCGCAGTGGCAGCGGCCACCGGTCGCACTCCACCACCCGAGCAGACACCTATGCCCCCGCCCAGCCGTTGTCCTCCTCCTACCAGGGCCCGCCCTCCGTCCTGCAGGCGGACAGCGAAGCCGCCCACAAGTCGCCGCGCCAGCAGAGAGAACGGGAGCGCGAGGAGTCGGCAGAGGAGTCGGACGTATGCTCCACGTGCTCCTCGAGCTCCTCCAGCTCCGAGGACTACATGATGATGTACCAGCTGCCGCAGCGGCGGCACTATGGCGGGGTGCGTGTCAGCTACGTGCCCAACGATGCGCTGGCATACGATCGGAAGAGGAAGCCCGCCGAGATGGCTGGCGACAAGGACAAGAACTGCATCATCTCGTGA
- the LOC108159885 gene encoding protein prickle isoform X2 translates to MNDSFDNLHADSDSQNHLSHSNSNSNNNGNNGNDGPHNDGDSDEEVIEGMALLEGNYQVLRQWVPPAPNYWDAPPKAIIKSAEVRPISRTPLTQISYLQKIPTLPRHFSPSGCPQGLPPPPALAGCGSALGLPSSSSASALYAAQNAGMLPTSPLPLQRHQQYLPPHHQKLPPLGAGPGQGQGHGLGLGLGPGGAGLPQYSPAVSGCSSTAKYSNAQLPPHHHQLSPALSTPSPPSLLHHPAAGTSASAHAPFLAGPHMDMQRQSHSDDDSGCALEEYTWVPPGLRPDQVRLYFSQIPDDKVPYVNSPGEQYRVRQLLHQLPPHDNEVRYCHSLTDEERKELRLFSTQRKRDALGRGNVRQLMSARPCDGCDELISTGDIAVFATRLGPNASWHPACFTCCICRELLVDLIYFHRDGRMYCGRHHAETLKPRCSACDEIILADECTEAEGRAWHMNHFACHECDKQLGGQRYIMREGKPYCLHCFDAMFAEYCDYCGEAIGVDQGQMSHDGQHWHATNECFSCNTCRCSLLGRAFLPRRGAIYCSIACSKGEPPTPSDSSGTGMYTTPIPPTQRVRPQTRITSSHASSSPPMSPQQQQQHQASFNQAMYQLQTQQLEAAGGPVVGGSLMGLGGELSLLEQAKQSQSQSYATSDSDAGVVKDLEHCRSGDHAGGGDFTDFSGGRATSTSHNMSPLNSPGDFQPHLMPKPMELQRDGVYNFNEMSSNLDTAWPAKPPLGATHSYQLERQLMENQHTSSMPELAGKGPMLQHQMAAHFGQQPALHSSAQQFQHEYADIMHPPPPPPERGAVGEVPELPTPNLSVASTALPTELMGSPTHSAGDRSLNTPLSAHSATHGPTHPVSILSGASSSSPMSGEPAKKKGVRFEGIPDTLPRSRSYSGNGAGTSGGGDKERDRDRERDRDRDRDKGGDKDRESGRHGPGHSSRRRRRRKSTSSTSSGNHHRSGSGHRSHSTTRADTYAPAQPLSSSYQGPPSVLQADSEAAHKSPRQQREREREESAEESDVCSTCSSSSSSSEDYMMMYQLPQRRHYGGVRVSYVPNDALAYDRKRKPAEMAGDKDKNCIIS, encoded by the exons GCCCATCAGCCGGACGCCGCTAACGCAGATCTCCTATCTGCAGAAGATTCCCACCCTGCCGCGCCACTTCTCGCCCAGCGGATGCCCCCAGGGCCTGCCCCCGCCGCCGGCCTTGGCTGGCTGTGGATCCGCCTTGGGTCTGCCCAGCAGCTCCTCGGCCAGCGCCCTGTATGCTGCCCAGAATGCGGGCATGCTGCCCACCTCCCCACTGCCCCTGCAACGCCACCAGCAGTACTTGCCGCCCCATCATCAGAAGTTGCCGCCGCTGGGCGCTGGACCAGGCCAAGGCCAAGGCCACGGactcggtctcggtctcggaCCGGGAGGAGCTGGTCTCCCGCAGTACTCGCCCGCTGTTTCGGGCTGCTCCTCGACCGCCAAGTACTCGAACGCCCAGCTTCCACCGCACCACCACCAGCTGTCGCCAGCGCTGTCCACCCCGTCGCCGCCATCGCTGCTCCATCATCCCGCCGCGGGAACGTCCGCCTCGGCACACGCTCCCTTCCTGGCCGGCCCCCACATGGACATGCAGCGGCAGTCGCATTCTGACGACGACAGCGGATGTGCTCTGGAGGAGTACACCTGGGTGCCACCTGGACTGCGACCCGATCAG GTCCGCTTATATTTCTCGCAAATACCCGACGACAAAGTGCCATACGTTAACAGTCCGGGGGAGCAGTATCGTGTGCGACAATTGCTGCATCAACTTCCGCCGCATGATAACGAG GTTCGTTACTGTCACTCACTGACGGATGAGGAGCGCAAGGAGCTGCGCCTCTTCTCCACGCAGCGCAAGCGCGATGCCCTCGGACGCGGCAACGTCCGACAGCTGATGAGTGCCCGGCCATGCGACGGC TGCGACGAACTAATCTCCACGGGGGACATTGCCGTGTTCGCGACGCGCCTCGGCCCCAATGCCAGCTGGCATCCGGCCTGTTTCACGTGCTGCATCTGCCGCGAACTGCTGGTGGACCTCATCTACTTCCACCGCGATGGACGCATGTATTGCGGGCGCCACCACGCGGAGACCCTCAAGCCCCGCTGCTCGGCCTGCGATGAG ATCATCCTGGCCGACGAGTGCACGGAGGCCGAAGGACGGGCCTGGCACATGAACCACTTCGCCTGCCACGAGTGCGACAAGCAGCTCGGCGGTCAGCGGTACATCATGCGGGAGGGCAAACCCTACTGCCTCCACTGCTTCGACGCGATGTTCGCGGAGTACTGCGACTACTGCGGGGAGGCCATTGGCGTCGATCAGGGGCAGATGAGCCACGACGGCCAGCACTGGCATGCCACCAACGAGTGCTTCTCGTGCAACACGTGCCGCTGCTCGCTGCTCGGACGCGCCTTCCTGCCCCGCCGTGGGGCCATCTACTGCTCCATCGCCTGCAGCAAGGGGGAACCGCCGACGCCGTCCGACAGCTCTGGCACCGGCATGTACACCACCCCCATCCCGCCCACGCAACGGGTGCGTCCCCAGACGCGTATCACCAGCAGCCACGCCTCCAGCTCGCCGCCCATgtcgccgcagcagcagcagcagcaccaggcGAGCTTTAACCAGGCCATGTACCAGCTCCAGACTCAACAGCTGGAGGCGGCCGGAGGACCAGTGGTCGGCGGCAGTCTGATGGGACTGGGCGGGGAACTCTCATTGCTGGAACAGGCCaagcagagccagagccagagctacGCCACGTCCGACTCGGATGCGGGTGTGGTCAAGGATCTGGAGCACTGCAGGAGCGGCGACCATGCGGGCGGCGGGGACTTCACCGACTTCTCCGGCGGGCGAGCCACAAGCACCTCGCATAACATGTCGCCCCTGAATTCTCCCGGAGACTTCCAGCCGCACCTGATGCCCAAGCCCATGGAGCTGCAGCGCGATGGCGTCTACAACTTCAACGAGATGTCCTCGAATCTGGACACGGCCTGGCCGGCCAAGCCCCCGCTGGGAGCCACCCACAGCTACCAGCTGGAGCGGCAGCTAATGGAGAACCAGCACACCTCCAGCATGCCAGAACTGGCGGGGAAGGGTCCAATGCTGCAGCACCAGATGGCGGCCCACTTTGGTCAGCAGCCGGCGCTTCACTCCTCCGCCCAGCAGTTCCAGCACGAGTACGCGGACATCATGCACccaccgcccccgccccccgaAAGGGGTGCCGTCGGAGAGGTGCCAGAGCTTCCGACGCCCAACCTGAGCGTCGCCTCCACGGCCCTGCCCACAGAGCTTATGGGCTCGCCCACACACTCCGCCGGTGATCGCTCCCTAAACACGCCCCTGTCGGCGCACTCGGCCACGCACGGCCCCACGCACCCAGTGTCCATCCTGAGCggggcctcctcctcctcccccatGAGCGGAGAGCCGGCCAAGAAGAAGGGCGTCCGCTTCGAGGGAATACCGGACACATTGCCCCGCTCCCGCAGCTACTCCGGCAATGGAGCTGGCACGAGCGGGGGAGGCGACAAGGAGCGCGATCGGGATCGGGAGagggacagagatagagacagagacaagGGTGGGGATAAGGATAGAGAGAGTGGTCGCCATGGGCCTGGACATTCCTCGAGGCGTAGACGTCGCCGCAAGTCCACCTCCTCCACCTCGTCCGGAAACCACCATCGCAGTGGCAGCGGCCACCGGTCGCACTCCACCACCCGAGCAGACACCTATGCCCCCGCCCAGCCGTTGTCCTCCTCCTACCAGGGCCCGCCCTCCGTCCTGCAGGCGGACAGCGAAGCCGCCCACAAGTCGCCGCGCCAGCAGAGAGAACGGGAGCGCGAGGAGTCGGCAGAGGAGTCGGACGTATGCTCCACGTGCTCCTCGAGCTCCTCCAGCTCCGAGGACTACATGATGATGTACCAGCTGCCGCAGCGGCGGCACTATGGCGGGGTGCGTGTCAGCTACGTGCCCAACGATGCGCTGGCATACGATCGGAAGAGGAAGCCCGCCGAGATGGCTGGCGACAAGGACAAGAACTGCATCATCTCGTGA